In the genome of Maniola jurtina chromosome 3, ilManJurt1.1, whole genome shotgun sequence, one region contains:
- the LOC123880940 gene encoding FGGY carbohydrate kinase domain-containing protein, translating to MNDEDIAYFIGVDVGSGSVRAALVDDRGHVVRTSVKELQTWSPKTDYYEQSSDDVWKCCEHVIMNVAQNVNTSNIKGLGFDATCSLVALDKNRNPKEVSDSNRNNQNIIMWMDHRAQAEADFINKSGHEILKYVGGKVSLEMEMPKLLWLKKHMPEQWADYGYFFDLPDFLTWKATGSMSRSLCSLVCKWNYECNIDGKKGWNLDYLKKIGLDDLADNDFEKIGSIVRMPGDYCGGLTMEVAKNLGLKPGTPVATSIIDAHAGGLGMIGAKGENIDRDMSSRLGLICGTSTCHMAVNKNPVLVKGVWGPYYSAMIPNMWLNEAGQSASGMLLDYIISSHTAGNKLLQQKSTGEVRYHLRGLLSEMARHQKLLDVSLLTKDFHVWPDFHGNRSPLADPTMKGMIVGLTINSNEDNLALLYLATMQALAYGTRHIIDTLQLAGYSPFNCLTICGGITKDPLFIQIQADSVGLPILKPHENDSVLVGSAILGANASRYFNSVQAAIESMGGTADVVHANPNVKSFHDKKYEVFLKMFQDQVVYRNIMNSSL from the exons ATGAATGACGAAGACATTGCATACTTTATTGGTGTTGATGTGGGGTCAGGAAGCGTAAGGGCAGCACTTGTGGATGACAGAGGTCATGTGGTGAGAACATCTGTCAAGGAATTACAGACATGGAGCCCAAAAACAGATTATTATGAGCAATCTTCAGATGATGTGTGGAAATGCTGTGAACATGTTATAATG AATGTTGCACAAAATGTAAACACATCAAACATAAAAGGGCTTGGGTTTGATGCTACATGCTCTCTTGTAGCGTTAGACAAAAATAGAAATCCTAAAGAAGTGAGCGACTCAAATAGAAACAACCAGAATATAATCATGTGGATGGACCACAGGGCTCAGGCTGAAGCAGATTTCATAAACAAAAGTGGTCATGAAATCCTCAAGTATGTAGGCGGGAAAGTTAGCTTGGAAATGGAGATGCCGAAGCTTCTCTGGCTAAAAAAACATATGCCCGAGCAATGGGCAGACTATGGCTACTTTTTTGATCTCCCAGACTTTTTGACATGGAAGGCAACTGGTTCAATGAGTCGGTCTTTATGTTCGTTAGTCTGTAAATGGAATTATGAATGTAACATTGATGGGAAAAAAGGTTGGAATTTagattacttaaaaaaaattggtcttGATGATTTAGCTGATAATGACTTTGAAAAAATCGGAAGTATAGTCAGGATGCCAGGAGATTACTGCGGAGGACTCACCATGGAAGTGGCAAAGAATCTTGGACTAAAACCTGGAACTCCAGTTGCCACATCCATCATTGATGCACATGCCGGAGGTTTGGGTATGATCGGAGCTAAAGGTGAAAACATTGACAGAGATATGTCTAGTAGATTGGGTCTAATTTGTGGCACATCCACCTGTCATATGGCTGTTAATAAGAATCCTGTGTTAGTAAAAGGTGTATGGGGGCCCTACTATAGTGCGATGATACCAAATATGTGGTTAAATGAGGCAGGACAAAGTGCTTCTGGCATGTTACTTGATTATATTATATCGAGTCACACAGCTGGCAATAAACTTCTCCAGCAGAAAAGTACTGGCGA agtACGATACCATTTGAGAGGATTGCTGTCAGAAATGGCCAGACATCAAAAGCTTCTTGATGTAAGTTTGCTGACGAAGGATTTCCATGTATGGCCAGATTTCCATGGTAATCGCTCACCGTTGGCTGATCCTACAATGAAAGGCATGATTGTTGGATTGACTATAAATAGCAATGAAGATAATTTGGCTCTACTTTATCTTGCCACTATGCAGGCTCTGGCG tATGGTACAAGACACATAATAGACACATTGCAGCTAGCAGGATATTCGCCGTTCAATTGTCTGACAATATGCGGAGGCATCACAAAGGATCCCCTGTTCATCCAGATTCAAGCTGACTCAGTTGGCTTGCCAATACTGAAGCCACATGAAAACGATTCTGTTCTTGTAGGGTCGGCTATTTTGGGAGCAAACGCTTCGCGTTATTTCAACAGTGTCCAAGCAGCAATAGAAAGTATGGGTGGAACTGCAGATGTAGTGCACGCGAATCCAAATGTTAAATCATTCCATGATAAAAAATATGAAGTATTTCTAAAAATGTTTCAAGATCAAGTAGTCTATAGGAATATTATGAACAGCTCCCTTTAG
- the LOC123880962 gene encoding ribonuclease P/MRP protein subunit POP5 — translation MVRFKNRYVTVEILSPMVPENKPLSLKSRIFHDTLVEKIQLLHGDFGIAAVKTGLLTKYCNENTRIAIIRSRHGPHRFVTSSLPFITKIGKLDVSLRTLHTGATLKHSFKFIQKHQRSYLDSMWSKLKNEDERKALEAAVMDFTKTDIKINIETIG, via the exons ATGGTCCGTTTCAAAAACAG ATACGTGACAGTTGAAATCTTGTCGCCCATGGTTCCTGAAAATAAACCATTGTCATTGAAGTCAAGAATATTTCATGATACACTAGTAGAAAAAATACAATTACTACATGGTGATTTTGGTATTGCAGCTGTTAAAACAGGACTTTTAACGAAATATTGCAATGAAAATACAAGAATAGCCATTATCAGATCAAGACATGGACCGCATAGATTTGTGACAAGTAGTTTACCTTTTATCACCAAAATTGGTAAACTTGATGTCAGTTTACGAACGCTTCATACAGGTGCTACATTAAAACATAGTTTTAAGTTCATACAGAAACACCAAAGATCATATTTGGACTCAATGTGGTCGAAACTGAAAAATGAGGATGAACGAAAAGCCTTGGAAGCAGCTGTAATGGACTTTACAAAAAcagacattaaaataaatattgaaactattggataa
- the LOC123880939 gene encoding caspase-8 translates to MNLKSTYCFSESCLCFIMLRSDAEVKSLDNLFENINSLSLDILLKIQNDVDPQDMTSLVFLLYDVPDTALQRLIVYQRVSKDVESNTMNLLYDWALYAQSRPTWRYEFLEALCICRLYNIIRKLGFNVSSVKKHYLPENVCVNVYIDPVKKVLYNLCENMTSESLTKLKRTLHSYKVDVSEHETCEAVFLELMCQKLIKLGQYNRERKMYTASYDLDMLIKIIENFGGLSKFAKILGEVQNQINNQNSSGESNASGSPLTKHSLNDSKNQADEKQSYEDIFQLLNELHTEDVPIENLKSDNRIIKKDAYVIKNKNRLGVCCIINEEIFHPSKDSIERKEKLNLEDRLGSSKDLSCLERTMSSLKFEVKSKSNLDHKEFIKFIKDVIRNDVLPDDSVFMLCILSHGVRGHVYAADCVKIKVEDIQNMLDSDEAQNLHGMPKVLILQACQVDEDPDVNNKLVADSPTSSYYLRKSHFLICWATAPEFEAYRIIDKGSLFIQCLCAKMKKETNEHLSDIFTKVTNFVTSLCTQYRKAQVPICESTLIKKLYLHIPE, encoded by the coding sequence ATGAACTTGAAGTCTACCTACTGCTTCAGTGAATCGTGTTTGTGTTTCATAATGTTGCGATCAGATGCAGAAGTTAAATCTTTAGataatttgtttgaaaatataaattctctaAGTCTTGATAtattgttaaaaatacaaaatgatgTTGATCCCCAGGATATGACATCGTTAGTGTTTCTGTTGTATGACGTCCCGGACACGGCGCTCCAACGACTAATTGTTTATCAAAGAGTATCAAAAGATGTCGAGAGCAACACCATGAACTTACTCTATGATTGGGCTCTTTATGCACAGTCTCGGCCCACTTGGAGATATGAATTCTTGGAAGCCCTTTGTATATGCcgactatataatattatcagaaAGCTTGGTTTCAACGTGTCAAGTGTGAAGAAACACTACCTCCCAGAGAACGTCTGTGTAAATGTTTACATAGACCCTGTGAAAAAAGTTCTGTATAATCTTTGTGAAAATATGACATCAGAGTCTTTAACAAAGTTAAAAAGAACCTTACACTCATACAAGGTAGATGTATCGGAACATGAAACATGTGAGGCTGTATTCTTAGAACTTATGTGTCAGAAGTTGATTAAACTCGGGCAGTACAACAGAGAAAGGAAAATGTACACTGCCTCATATGATTTAGATATGctcataaaaataattgaaaacttTGGTGGCCTCAGTAAATTTGCCAAAATCCTCGGGGAAGTACAAAATCAAATCAACAATCAAAACAGTTCTGGCGAATCTAATGCTTCTGGCAGTCCTCTTACTAAACACTCCTTAAATGATTCTAAAAATCAAGCAGATGAAAAGCAAAGCTATGAAGATatatttcaactcctcaatgaATTACACACAGAGGATGTACCCATTGAGAATTTGAAATCagataatagaataataaaaaaggATGCATATGTCATTAAGAATAAAAACCGTCTCGGTGTATGTTGCATTATCAACGAAGAGATTTTTCATCCTTCTAAAGACAGTATTGAAAGGAAAGAGAAACTGAATCTAGAAGACCGTTTGGGCTCCTCGAAGGATCTGTCCTGTTTGGAAAGGACAATGTCATCATTGAAATTTGAAGTGAAGAGTAAATCTAATTTGGACCATAaagaatttattaaatttatcaaAGATGTCATACGAAATGATGTTTTGCCTGATGACAGTGTGTTTATGCTTTGCATTTTATCACATGGGGTGCGAGGCCATGTTTATGCAGCCGACTGTGTGAAAATAAAAGTTGAAGACATACAGAACATGTTAGACTCTGATGAAGCTCAGAACCTTCATGGGATGCCCAAAGTATTGATACTTCAAGCCTGTCAAGTCGATGAAGACCCAGAtgtgaataataaattagtagCAGACAGCCCAACGTCAAGTTACTATTTGAGGAAGTCCCACTTTCTTATCTGTTGGGCCACTGCTCCGGAGTTTGAGGCATATCGTATTATAGATAAAGGTTCATTGTTTATTCAATGCTTGTGTGCAAAAATGAAGAAGGAGACAAATGAACATTTGTCAGACATATTCACCAAAGTAACAAATTTTGTAACATCTCTTTGTACACAGTACCGCAAGGCTCAAGTACCAATATGTGAATCTACTTTAATTAAAAAGCTATATCTTCATATCCCAGAGTag